In one window of Notolabrus celidotus isolate fNotCel1 chromosome 15, fNotCel1.pri, whole genome shotgun sequence DNA:
- the cdk5 gene encoding cyclin-dependent-like kinase 5, translating to MQKYEKLEKIGEGTYGTVFKAKNRETHEIVALKRVRLDDDDEGVPSSALREICLLKELKHKNIVRLHDVLHSDKKLTLVFEYCDQDLKKYFDSCNGDLDPETVKSFMYQLLKGLAFCHSRNVLHRDLKPQNLLINRNGELKLADFGLARAFGIPVRCYSAEVVTLWYRPPDVLFGAKLYSTSIDMWSAGCIFAELANAGRPLFPGNDVDDQLKRIFRLLGTPTEEQWQTMTKLPDYKPYPMYPATTSLVNVVPKLSSTGRDLLQNLLKCNPVQRISAEEALQHPYFADFCPP from the exons ATGCAGAAATATGAGAAGCTTGAAAAGATAGGAGAGG GTACGTATGGGACAGTGTTCAAGgccaaaaacagagaaacacacgaAATTGTGGCTCTGAAAAGGGTCAGGTTGGACGACGACGACGAG GGGGTGCCAAGTTCTGCCCTGAGAGAAATCTGTCTTCTGAAGGAGCTAAAGCATAAAAACATTGTCAG ACTACATGATGTTTTGCACAGTGACAAGAAGTTAACCTTGGTTTTTGAATATTGTGATCAG GATTTGAAGAAATATTTTGACAGCTGCAATGGGGATCTAGATCCTGAAACTGTGAAG TCATTTATGTACCAGCTATTGAAAGGTCTTGCTTTCTGCCACAGTCGAAATGTCCTTCACAGAGATCTGAAGCCACAGAATCTCCTTATCAACAGG AATGGGGAGTTGAAGCTGGCTGACTTTGGGTTGGCTCGAGCCTTCGGCATTCCTGTGAGGTGTTACTCAGCAGAG GTAGTGACATTGTGGTACCGGCCTCCAGATGTGCTGTTTGGTGCTAAACTTTATTCTACCTCAATTGACATGTGGTCTGCTGGATGCATATTTGCAG AGCTGGCCAATGCTGGGAGGCCTTTGTTCCCGGGAAATGATGTGGATGACCAGTTGAAAAGAATCTTCAg ATTGTTGGGTACACCGACTGAAGAACAGTGGCAGACTATGACGAAACTCCCCGACTACAAG CCATATCCCATGTACCCAGCAACCACCTCACTGGTCAATGTGGTCCCCAAATTAAGTAGCACAGGACGGGATCTACTCCAG AACCTGTTGAAATGTAATCCAGTCCAGAGGATCTCTGCAGAAGAGGCCTTGCAGCACCCCTACTTTGCAGATTTCTGCCCACCCTAA
- the asic1c gene encoding acid-sensing ion channel 1C, whose translation MAEAPTSESIALGQQKQTDAQETPLQKTESSSLKPSWREMTVSFIMRTKVHGLKFIFSPDKSKPQRVIWIMAFFVCVSLLCTWSWNRILYLMSYPAVTKIYMVWAHNMSFPAVTFCNKNVFRVSTLTKDDLYHSGYWMDLLYPNHTVMEKSLSILKDSHKQGLLSLLDFNNYSPHPNYRINTTEMMGRLGHQLEEMLLECRFRGEVCTHKNFSTIYTRYGKCYTFNSGLDGNPLLTTLKGGTGNGLEIMLDIQQDEYLPVWGETDETSYEAGIKVQIHSQDEPPFIDQLGFGVAPGFQTFVSCQQQLLQYLPPPWGDCKSTPIDSEYFSTYSITACRIDCETRYLLENCNCRMVHMPGTSTVCTPEQYKDCADPALDFLVEKDNDYCVCQTPCNMTRYGKELSMVKIPSKASAKYLAKKFNKTEQYIGENILVLDIFFEALNYEKIEQKKAYEIAGLLGDIGGQMGLFIGASVLTILEIFDYLYEVFKDKVLGYFIRKKRPQRCQSDNLSIVISPYNHPDNKEFPENPTSPGVTPNHAPRAPVTPSGVTRTVSDSRRTCYLVTRL comes from the exons ATGGCTGAAGCACCAACATCTGAATCAATTGCCCTGGGgcagcaaaaacaaactgatgcCCAAGAGACTCCTCTTCAGAAAACTGAGTCCAGCTCACTCAAACCATCAtggagagagatgacagtgtcTTTCATAATGAGGACCAAAGTCCATGGTTTGAAGTTTATCTTCTCTCCAGACAAGTCCAAACCACAGCGGGTCATCTGGATCATGGCCTTTTTTGTTTGCGTAAGTCTTCTGTGCACCTGGTCGTGGAACCGAATCCTCTACCTGATGTCCTACCCGGCTGTCACAAAGATCTATATGGTTTGGGCTCACAACATGTCCTTCCCAGCTGTGACTTTCTGCAACAAAAACGTGTTCCGTGTATCCACTCTGACCAAGGATGACCTGTACCACAGCGGCTACTGGATGGACCTCCTGTATCCCAATCACACTGTCATGGAGAAGAGCCTGTCCATACTCAAAGACAGCCACAAACAGGGTCTCCTCAGTCTGCTTGACTTCAACAACTACAGTCCACACCCCAACTACCGCATCAACACCACCGAGATGATGGGGCGCCTTGGCCACCAGCTTGAGGAAATGCTGCTGGAGTGCAGGTTCCGCGGGGAAGTCTGCACCCACAAAAACTTCAGCACT atTTACACACGCTACGGAAAATGCTACACATTCAACTCGGGATTAGACGGAAACCCTTTATTGACCACGTTAAAGGGAGGCACAGGAAACGGCTTGGAGATCATGTTGGATATTCAACAGGATGAATATTTGCCTGTTTGGGGAGAGACAG ATGAGACCTCCTACGAAGCAGGCATCAAGGTTCAGATCCACAGCCAGGACGAGCCGCCCTTCATTGACCAACTGGGATTTGGTGTGGCCCCTGGTTTTCAAACTTTTGTGTCATGTCAGCAGCAACTG CTTCAGTACCTCCCTCCGCCTTGGGGAGATTGCAAGTCTACGCCCATAGACTCTGAATACTTCTCCACGTACAGCATCACCGCCTGCCGCATCGACTGTGAGACCCGATACCTGCTGGAGAACTGTAACTGCAGGATGGTTCACATGCCTG GAACCTCCACAGTTTGCACACCAGAGCAGTACAAAGACTGTGCTGACCCTGCTTTAG ACTTTTTGGTAGAGAAAGACAACGATTACTGTGTCTGTCAGACCCCCTGCAACATGACTCGCTATGGCAAGGAGCTGTCCATGGTTAAGATCCCCAGTAAGGCATCTGCTAAATATCTGGCTAAGAAATTCAACAAAACTGAGCAATATATCGG AGAAAATATCTTGGTCCTGGACATCTTCTTTGAAGCTCTGAATTATGAGAAAATTGAGCAGAAGAAGGCCTATGAAATTGCAGGGCTCCTCG GTGACATCGGCGGTCAGATGGGGCTGTTTATCGGAGCCAGTGTTTTAACAATACTGGAAATATTCGACTACCTGTATGAG GTGTTTAAGGATAAGGTTTTGGGTTACTTCATACGCAAGAAACGGCCGCAGCGTTGTCAGAGCGACAATCTG TCCATTGTCATTTCTCCTTATAATCACCCGGACAATAAA GAGTTTCCAGAGAACCCAACCAGCCCTGGTGTCACGCCTAATCATGCCCCCAG AGCACCTGTGACACCCTCCGGAGTCACTCGGACAGTCTCGGATTCACGCCGAACATGTTACCTCGTCACCCGACTTTAG